From Nicotiana tabacum cultivar K326 chromosome 22, ASM71507v2, whole genome shotgun sequence, one genomic window encodes:
- the LOC107768049 gene encoding endo-1,3;1,4-beta-D-glucanase-like, translating to MSHDYIQAAVLLHPSLVTVDDIKEVKAPIAILAAEIDPISPPELIKQLEEILSSKPKVDSFVKIFAGVEHGWTV from the exons ATGTCTCATGACTACATTCAAGCTGCAGTGCTATTGCACCCATCATTAGTCACGGTTGATGATATTAAAG AGGTTAAGGCACCAATAGCTATTTTAGCTGCTGAGATAGATCCAATCTCTCCTCCGGAGCTTATTAAGCAGTTGGAGGAGATTCTATCATCAAAACCCAAG GTGGACAGCTTTGTCAAAATATTTGCTGGTGTTGAGCATGGGTGGACAGTGTGA